The sequence below is a genomic window from Anaerobranca californiensis DSM 14826.
TCCAGCTTTTTTTTATAATATCCATTTGTATACAGAAGATATTTCTTACCTAAATTTACAACTAGCTTTAAATACTCTTTTAATGAGGTCTTTCTAAAATCTAAAATTTCCATAAACCTTTCCCTTTTATTTAAACTTTCTTCTTTTAATTCCTTTTTTAAATCAATAAATTTCATTTGTAAAAAAGTATTACCATTAAAGGTGTTTTCTTCTAGATATCCAGCTACACTTATATATTTTTGCCCATAAATCCTTGAAACTAAATCTCCCTTTTTAAATCCTATGGCATTTAACCACATATGATCTAATTTAAAATCAATTTTCAAATGACATTCACTAATCAATGAAAACTTACAAATTTTTAAATTAGGGATTCTAAATACAGGGGGAGGGTTCCCTTGACCAAAAGGCTTAAGTTTATTTATTTCCCCAATTATTTTTAAATCCAAATTATTTGGGTCTAAGGTTGTATCAATATATAATTTAGGTATTAAATAATTATCTATATTATTCTCCACTGCATAACTGTTTATTTTTTCCCTAAATTTATCAATTAAGCTTTTGTTAATAGTTAATCCCGCTGCCATAGCATGACCACCGTATTTTATTAATAATTCTTCACAATAAGTTAAAGCCTGGTGGATATGAAAACCTTCTATGCTTCGGCAAGAGCCATTGGCTTCTTCTCCTTTTATTGCTAATAGGATCACTGGTCTATGGTATTTTTCCACAAGTCTAGAAGCAACTATTCCAATGACACCATGATGCCACTCTTCACTGGCTAAAACAAGGACTTTAGTTTTCCCTAAGTTTATTTTATCAACCATTTGAATACATTCTTCTAAAATCCGCTGTTCTACCTCTTGCCGCCCTTTATTTTGTTTATCTAAAAATTTAGCTAATTCCCATGCTTGTTCCTCATCTTCCGCTAAAAGTAATTGGATAGCTTCTTTAGGACTTTCTAACCTCCCGGCAGCATTAAGCCTAGGGCCAAAAACAAAACCTAAATGGTAGGCTTCTATCTCCCTTTTCACCCCTGCCACTTCTGCTAATTTTTTTAAAGGCATCCTCAAATCTTCATTCATCCTTTTAAGACCTAAACTGACAATAGTTCGATTTTCCCCTAGTAATGGAACCAAATCTGCTACTGTACCTAGTGCCACCATATCTAAGTATTTTTCCCAGCCAACTTTATTTAAAGTTTGATACAGGGCAGTTATTAATTTAAAAGCTAAACCTACCCCAGCTAATTCTTTAAAAGGATAGTTACATCCCTCCTGTTTGGGGTTGATGATGGCAAAGGCTGGTGGTAAAACTTCTGGAGGTAAATGATGGTCTGTGATGATACAGTTAACTCCTTGTTCGTTACAATATTGTACTTCTTCTAATGCTGTAATACCACAATCCACCGTGATTATTAAACTTACCCCTTGGGAAATGGCTTGAGCTAAAGCTTGTTTATTGAGACCATAGCCTTCCTCCCGATTAGGGATATAATAGCTAACTTCTCCACCTAACTCCTTTAATCCACAATATAAAACTGCTGTACTAGTTATCCCATCCACATCATAGTCCCCAAAAATTAAAATTTTTTCCTTTCCTTCTACCCCCTTTATTATCCTCTCTACCCCTTTTTCCATATCCTTTAGATTAAAGGGGGAATACAAATCTTCTAATTTAGGGTTTAAAAAGGCGGGTACGTCCTTTGATGAAATTCCCCGCTTAATTAACAGCTCTGCTATAAATGGACTGATATTATGTTCATTAGCTAACTCTTCAACTTGCTTTTTATCCACTTCTTTCCATAACCACTTTTTCTCTAACATCTTTTTCTCCTCACGCCAAATAAAGTTTCTTACATTTAAATTATATAACATGAAGTAAATTTATTGAATAAAAAAATAGATTTATCCATGAAATTTTGGATAAATCTTATACAGTAAACTGCATTTTACACCTCAATTTTCTTAATATGCTACTATTTCTTTAATGATAAATTCTTTACCACTTAAGATATCCCATTTATCACTTGCACAGCGAGAACACCTTTATTCCTTTACTCCAAATATAAAAAACTGGGAAATCCATTAAAGCCATCAATGTTTCGTATAAAATCTAATATACTATTTTAAGCTAACTTTTTATGTTTTTTATTCCCTTCAAAAACTTTCCATGCATGCCATAATGGACTTGCTAGAAATATAGAAGAATAAGTACCACTAATTACTCCAAAGAAAAGTGGAATAGCAAAGGGTTTTAGTGTATCACCGGCAAAGAACAAAATTGATCCTAATACCAAAAGGGTTGTAACAGAAGTATTTATTGATCTTCTTAAAGTCTGACTAATACTTTCATTAACTTTTTGAGCTAGATCCTTACCGGGGTACTTTAAGTTCTCCCTTATTCTATCAAAAACAACAATGGTATCGTTAATAGAATAACCGACAATAGTTAGAATTGCTGCCACAAAGGGTTGATTTAACTCAATTTGAGTTATAGAGAAAATAGTTAATACCACAAAGGCATCAAATAAAAGGGCTACAATTGCAGAAATGGCAAATTTAAATTCAAAGCGGAAACTAATATAAACAACTAATAAAACCGATGCCAATGTAAGGGAAATTACAGCATTGCGAATAAGTTCCCTTCCCACTACAGGACCTACAAAATCTATCTCTACTTTATCTGATTGTACTCCAAATCTTTCATTAAGTTTATCCAAAACTAATTTTCGCTGTTCTTCATTTAAAGCAATTGTTCTAATACTAAAATCATCTCCATCGAGGGTCTGAATAAAACTGTTACCTAAATTAGTACCATCTACTGTTATTTCACTTAAAACAGAACGGATATCTTCCACAGTTGTTCCTTGAGGAAAAGTGGCAACTATTCTATTGCCCCCTGTAAAATCTATTCCGAAATTTAACCCTAAGGTAAGTAATGATATTATTCCAATTAGGATTATTATTCCAGATAAAGCAAACCACAACTTAGAGCGTTCAATAATTTTTACTGTCATCCTATTCACCACCCCTTATACGCCAAAAAACTTAGTATTTTTAATTAAATTTGTGTTAATTAAAAGTTTTAATAAGTATTTTGTTATAACTACAGCAGTAAAAATACTTACTAATACACCAATTACTAAAGTAACGGCAAAACCTCTAACAGGTCCTGTACCGTAAGCAAAGAGGATAATACCAACAATTAAAGTAGTGACATTTGAGTCTAAAATGGTGGTGAGGGCTCTTCTAAAACCTGACTCCATACCACTTCTTAATGTTTTACCATTGCGAATTTCTTCTTTTATTCTTTCAAAAATAATTATATTGGCATCTACCGCCATACCTATTGTTAAAATCAAGCCAGCGATACCAGGCAGTGTCAATACAGCTTTGAAAGCAATTAATGTAGTTAAAACTATTAACAAATAAATATTTAAAGCTATACTAGCTATAATCCCAGGGAGCCTATAAAAAACAACCATAAATAATACTACTAAAAGTAACCCAAAGGCCCCAGCATATAAACTCTTAATTAAAGATTGTTTACCTAAAGTAGGTCCTACAGCCCTTACTTCTAATTGCTCAAGTTCTAATGGTAAAGCACCAGAACGCAATAGACCAGCTAATCTTGCTGCATCGTCAATTGTACCAATTCCTTCTATAATCGCTTTACCATCAGTAATTACTGTTCCTGCCCTAACAACAGGCGCAGATATTACTTGACCATCTAACACAATTGGGATAGGCACTCCAGTTCCAGCAAGCCTTGCGGTAAGCTCAGCAAAAACTGCTGCCCCTTCTTTATCTAATTCAATTGCTACTACCGGTTGACCATTTTCTGGACTAAATAATGCCCTAGCATTTACAAGATTGGCTCCTGTAATTACTGGTTTTCCTTCTTCATCCCAAAACTCTAAAAGGGCAGTTTTTCCGATTAAGGTTAATACAGTTTCAGGATCCTGTTGGGCATCAGCAACCTCTATCCGGATCCGATTCTCACCTTCCCTTTGAATAATCGGTTCTAAAACTCCAAGCTCGTCAATCCTATTACGGAGGACTTCTATTGTTCCACGGATAGCTTCATCGGTAACCTCTGCCCTATCCGTTGCCTTTGCTTGTAATAAAACATAAACTCCACCTTGTAAATCTAGACCAAGTCTTGTTTCTTGTTGAATAAATGGTATAGCAAAATAAGTCACAGTTGCGACCACTGCCAAAATCACCATCAATGCTATGATATTTTTCCAACGGACCATAAAAATTCTCTCCCTTCACCGATGTATAAAAATAATTATAACTTGCTAGACAAATACTGTCAATTATAGTAATTTTGCATCATTGATTACTAAACCAAAGGATGCATCTAAAAACTCTGCTGCCCTACGGCACATTACCATTCTAGTTAAGAATATTTCAAAGTATTCCATGACGGTAGTTATATTTTGGTCTATTTTTAATTCTAAGGTAACTTTTCGCTGTTGTGGATCAACATTTAAGAAAGAGTGGACTGCTCCGTAATTTACCCGATCGTGAATATCAAAGGTAGATACATCGGGATTCCTCACCCTAGATCTGTGGACATCAGATTTATCAGCTAATATTAAAGCTGCAGCTACATTATTAACACTTTGGCCATATTCTTCTTCATGGTTACCAATAGCTGCTATGATAATTGCTATTTCTTCTGGATCCATTTTTAGATCCCGTAAAATATCATAGGCTATCATCGCCCCTGATTGTCCGTGATTATACCTTGAAACGACATTGCCAATATCATGGAGGTATCCAGCTATTGCTGCCAGTTCTGCTTCCCGTTTAGGAAAACCTAATCTTTCTAAAATATTCGCAGCGATATTTGATACTAAATTTTTATGGCGATAACTATGTTCTGTAAAGCCCATAGTACCTAAGTGTTCATCACCTTTTTTTATAAAGGTTTTAGTTATTGGATGTTCCTTAACATCTTCAACTGTTATCATTTTTATCAATCCTTTCTATCCCTTTAATAGCAATTTCTAGCACCTCTTCTATTGATAGATTATCAGTATCAATGAATATATCTTTGTTTAAAAAGGCATCTTCAAGTTTACTCCTTTGTTGAATTAACCTTTCTTCCCCCCAACTTATTGTTGGACGCCTCCTTTTAGCAACCTCTAAACTACATTGCAGATAAATTAAGATATCTGGATTATACCTTTGCCAAAGTTTTTTAACTACAGAATGCTCCTGAGGAACATTATAAGCCTTTAAATAACCCCTTTCATTTAAACCCTTTACTAATGTAGTTTTCCCAGCTGCACAGTTTCCTACCACAGCAATTTTTAAATTTTTTTTCAAAGTTTATTCCCCCTATTATAGTGGAAAAGTCGCATTAATTTTTCTTATTATACTTTCTTGTTCAGAAGTTTCCATTACCATTATAGTAATATCATCATTAGGTTTTTGTTGATCTAATTGTAAAGCTAAATCAAGAATTTTATCAGCTTTGTTTTGAGTGGTGATCGTCTCTCTGAGGATATTTATAATATCTCCATTTTTTATGGGATTGTTATACTTTTTACCAGCACCCATTAACCCGTCGGTATAGGCCATAATAGTCATCCCTATCTTTAAAGGCAATTCTTTTATTAGGGGTTTAGAAAATTTATAAAAACCTAATGGTTGGACTTGTTCTTCAAATATTATTTCCCGTTCATTATCGATTACTATCACTGGACAATGGCCATTCCTTGAAATAATAATACTTTGAGTATCTAAAGCTAAAGAAATCATAGTTAAAGTTGCAGATACCTTGCCACCTTTAATTGTAAAAAGATAATCTTGCACAGCCCTGGCCACCGCTCCATCCCTAGCCCCATCACTGATTAAATTAGTAATTTTACCAACTATAGAGTTACTGATTACCTTTGCAGATTTACCACTACCTTGTCCATCTACAATTATTCCTGTAACTCCTCCTAATGGTCTTTCTACAATTTCCGCTGTATCTCCACCTATCCTTTGCCCATATTTATTAACTTTTGCAATTGATACATTAACCAACATTTCCTTTTCCCTCTTTACTTTTTATTTAATATTATATTTTTCTATATTTCTTTTTTAATTCCTTTTAAGTTTACACTAATTTTAAAAAAATCCCCTTGAATTGTTGCTTATAATAGAGGCTAAAGGTAAAATAATAGTAAGGAGGTTGATTATTTTGATACAAGAATACAAAGGCATTAAACCTAGGATCCACCCAGATACATATATCCACGAAACCGCTGTAATTATTGGGGATGTGGAAATTGAAGAAGGGGTGAGTATTTGGCCCCATGTCGTCATCAGAGGAGATTCCAATAAAATTATTATCGGAAAAAATACTAATATTCAAGATGGTTGTATTTTACATGCTGATACTGACTGTCCTTTAATTGTTGGTGAAGGTGTAACTGTAGGACATAAAGCTATACTCCATGCCTGTACTATCGAAGGGGATACTTTAATTGGAATGGGCTCCACAATCTTAGATTATGCTGTTATTAAAGAAGGATCTATCGTTGGTGCAGGTTCTTTAGTAGCCCCAGGGAAAGTTTATGAAAA
It includes:
- the secF gene encoding protein translocase subunit SecF, producing MTVKIIERSKLWFALSGIIILIGIISLLTLGLNFGIDFTGGNRIVATFPQGTTVEDIRSVLSEITVDGTNLGNSFIQTLDGDDFSIRTIALNEEQRKLVLDKLNERFGVQSDKVEIDFVGPVVGRELIRNAVISLTLASVLLVVYISFRFEFKFAISAIVALLFDAFVVLTIFSITQIELNQPFVAAILTIVGYSINDTIVVFDRIRENLKYPGKDLAQKVNESISQTLRRSINTSVTTLLVLGSILFFAGDTLKPFAIPLFFGVISGTYSSIFLASPLWHAWKVFEGNKKHKKLA
- the secD gene encoding protein translocase subunit SecD produces the protein MVRWKNIIALMVILAVVATVTYFAIPFIQQETRLGLDLQGGVYVLLQAKATDRAEVTDEAIRGTIEVLRNRIDELGVLEPIIQREGENRIRIEVADAQQDPETVLTLIGKTALLEFWDEEGKPVITGANLVNARALFSPENGQPVVAIELDKEGAAVFAELTARLAGTGVPIPIVLDGQVISAPVVRAGTVITDGKAIIEGIGTIDDAARLAGLLRSGALPLELEQLEVRAVGPTLGKQSLIKSLYAGAFGLLLVVLFMVVFYRLPGIIASIALNIYLLIVLTTLIAFKAVLTLPGIAGLILTIGMAVDANIIIFERIKEEIRNGKTLRSGMESGFRRALTTILDSNVTTLIVGIILFAYGTGPVRGFAVTLVIGVLVSIFTAVVITKYLLKLLINTNLIKNTKFFGV
- the recJ gene encoding single-stranded-DNA-specific exonuclease RecJ; its protein translation is MLEKKWLWKEVDKKQVEELANEHNISPFIAELLIKRGISSKDVPAFLNPKLEDLYSPFNLKDMEKGVERIIKGVEGKEKILIFGDYDVDGITSTAVLYCGLKELGGEVSYYIPNREEGYGLNKQALAQAISQGVSLIITVDCGITALEEVQYCNEQGVNCIITDHHLPPEVLPPAFAIINPKQEGCNYPFKELAGVGLAFKLITALYQTLNKVGWEKYLDMVALGTVADLVPLLGENRTIVSLGLKRMNEDLRMPLKKLAEVAGVKREIEAYHLGFVFGPRLNAAGRLESPKEAIQLLLAEDEEQAWELAKFLDKQNKGRQEVEQRILEECIQMVDKINLGKTKVLVLASEEWHHGVIGIVASRLVEKYHRPVILLAIKGEEANGSCRSIEGFHIHQALTYCEELLIKYGGHAMAAGLTINKSLIDKFREKINSYAVENNIDNYLIPKLYIDTTLDPNNLDLKIIGEINKLKPFGQGNPPPVFRIPNLKICKFSLISECHLKIDFKLDHMWLNAIGFKKGDLVSRIYGQKYISVAGYLEENTFNGNTFLQMKFIDLKKELKEESLNKRERFMEILDFRKTSLKEYLKLVVNLGKKYLLYTNGYYKKKLEKFYLEQKNVIIKEYGERIEKGIPIFLHPSFKQRDFLQTVRDYENFGVEQIIIAFKEGDVPLLPDRDFLVALYSAIKKLNNEGKLANINNIKFILNDKFSVDYLIDRGLNIFSECNLIYLKKDCWFLSDVQEKVDYQKTATFQKYLKQQQLFYKWHQFALNSSLEDLLENQQFIIEEDKIWI
- a CDS encoding HD domain-containing protein, translated to MITVEDVKEHPITKTFIKKGDEHLGTMGFTEHSYRHKNLVSNIAANILERLGFPKREAELAAIAGYLHDIGNVVSRYNHGQSGAMIAYDILRDLKMDPEEIAIIIAAIGNHEEEYGQSVNNVAAALILADKSDVHRSRVRNPDVSTFDIHDRVNYGAVHSFLNVDPQQRKVTLELKIDQNITTVMEYFEIFLTRMVMCRRAAEFLDASFGLVINDAKLL
- a CDS encoding gamma carbonic anhydrase family protein, with product MIQEYKGIKPRIHPDTYIHETAVIIGDVEIEEGVSIWPHVVIRGDSNKIIIGKNTNIQDGCILHADTDCPLIVGEGVTVGHKAILHACTIEGDTLIGMGSTILDYAVIKEGSIVGAGSLVAPGKVYEKNSLIIGVPGKMVRETTPEERENIKNSAKHYLKKANEYKLQ
- a CDS encoding SpoIIE family protein phosphatase; translation: MLVNVSIAKVNKYGQRIGGDTAEIVERPLGGVTGIIVDGQGSGKSAKVISNSIVGKITNLISDGARDGAVARAVQDYLFTIKGGKVSATLTMISLALDTQSIIISRNGHCPVIVIDNEREIIFEEQVQPLGFYKFSKPLIKELPLKIGMTIMAYTDGLMGAGKKYNNPIKNGDIINILRETITTQNKADKILDLALQLDQQKPNDDITIMVMETSEQESIIRKINATFPL